AACGGGAAGCTCGTGGATTTCGAACGAGAGTCCCCCATTGGATCCAGCGCCGTTTTTGTCGCAATACGTGTAGTTCGCGCCGTCGCGCGTGAAGCGATACACGTAGCGGTAGGATCCGGGCACGGCGGGTGCGGCGAAAGACGCCATGTATTCGTCGTCGTTGCCGACTTGGACGTTGAAGGCAGCGGGGAAGAATTGATAGCCGCTTTGGGTGGTTGGATTGACATTCGCCGGGCCAAACCCAACTTCAGCGCTGATCATGGCGTTTGGCCCCATGGCTTCGGTAAAACCAGCCTCGTAAACGCGACCGTAAATCGTAGGAGTCATCTGCCCCGCGGTCACGCTGATGTCCAGCGGAAACTGGACGTTGCAATAGTCGAGCTCCTCGGCGGTATTCGATTCATTCGCGGTGCCCGGCGATTGCGGAATTTCCGTCGCGAACCCCATCATTTGCGCGAAGTCGCCGCTCAAGGCCACGCCCGTCATGTCCTCGGCGCCGGTCGTGACCTTGACCTTGTACGTGGTACCGTAGGACAATCCAGGCGCCGGGACGAACGTCGCCGTCTTGTTGTCGGGGCTCATGGTTGGTGCAGCCGAAGCAAACCCATAACACGAGGCGAAATCGTCGACGGAGAATTGTACCGATCCAGTGCAGGGGCCGATCGAGGTTTGTCCGATCAGCGTGGCCGCGTTCATCGCACCCGTGAACGTAATGGCGATGCTGCTCGAAACGGACACGTTCATCGCCATGTCCGCCGGTGCAACCGAAAGGACTTGCGGTGGCTGGCAGGTGTTCATGTCACACACGCCGCTTGGGCAATCCGCGCCGATGTTGCATTCGACGCACATGCCGTTGCCGTCGCAGACCGTGCCGCCATTTTGATTGCATTGCGTGCCGACCGACGAATGCGGGAAGCTCGGCATACCTCCCGCGCAAATGTCGTCCGTGCACGGATTGCCGTCGTCCATGGGAACGTCGGCAGCGTCGTCGACTTGCTTGATGCCGCCCATGCCGTCGCATTGCGCCACTTTGCAATCGTTCGGCGTTTGCGCCATGAGGACCGACCCGTCGGCCGCGAAATTGTCGACGCACATCATGTTCGAGCACGTTGGCGTACTGCATTCGGTGGGCATGCCGCAATGCTCGTCGAGCGTGCAGCCTGCGCAATTGCCCATGCCATCGCAGAACGTATCGCCCAGGCCGCAAGGCGTGCCCATGGGAGCATCGCTGAGCATGGGCATACCCATCGAGCATGAAGCAATCTTGCATTCGTTCGCAGTCACGGGAATGTCGGCGTCGTCGCTTCCCGTGACGACCATGCCCGCCGCGTCGCATTGCTCGTTCATGCAATCGCCGGGCGTCGGGTCGCCGACTTCCGTGCCCGTAAGGGCGTTGACGAAGCTGCACGTGCCGGCATTACATTCCCTCGCTTGGCACACGGTACCTTCCGGGCAATGCGTTGCCACGATGCACTCGACGCACGCGCCATTGCCGTCGCACAACATTCCGGTGCCTTCGCTGCAAGTGGTTCCGGCCGTGGCGTTCATCGTTTCGCACATCCCAGCGTTGCAATGCGGCAACACACATGCGCTATTCGTCGCCGGGCAATCGCCATCCACCGTGCACGGCATTCCGCCACCGCCGCTGCCGCCCATTCCGCCAGCGCCAGCCATACCGCCCGCGCCAGCCATTCCGCCAACGCCGCCCGCGCCAGCCATTCCGCCAACGCCGCCCGCGCCAGCCATGCCCGCGTCGCCGCCGGCGCCAGCTTGTCCAGACGAACTGCTGCTGCTCGAGCTTGACTGCCCGGCGCCTGCGTCGCCCCCCGAACCGGTGGGGTCAGGAATATCGCCACGATCCACGCGAGAAATCAGCTCGCAGCCGACACTCGAGCATAGGATTGTCAACGAAATGGAAGCCAATTTTGCAGCACGAATGTTCGTTCTCATTGCGCGTGCGTGTTTATCACGACTTGGCGCTTATGGGCCAGAGCGGCGATCGATTCGTTCCAACGGAAAATCGGGGGGGTTTGGGGGGGCCGAGCCTCGCCGTGCTTTTGTGCGAAGCGCAAAAGCACCGGGAGGCGAGCCTCGGCCCCCCCAACGCAAACCAAGCCTCGCGAAGCGCGCGTCCCACGCGCGCGAAGCGAGCGTGCAAATCATGTCCCGGTGTCAATTCACTCCGCCGCAGCCGGTTCCGCCGCAGCCTTTTCGTTTCGTATACCGAGCTTCGTTTTCGCGTTCTCGATGGCCAAATAGAACGCCGGCACCACCACCAGCGACAACAACGTCGAGCTCACGACGCCACCAATGACCGAAATCGCCATCGGCGCTCGGAATTCGCTCCCATCCCCCGTTGATGTCGCCGTCGGCAACATGCCCAGCACCATTGCAGCGCTCGTCATCAAGATTGGCCGAAGCCGCTCCGGCCCAGCTTCGAGAATCGCTTGAAGCGGCGTTTCACCATGCTCGCGCACCCGCACAATCGCTCGATCCACCAGCAGAATCGCGTTTTTCGTCACCAGCCCCATGAGCAGGATGATCCCAATCATCGCACCCATGGCCATCGACGTATCCGCCAAAAAGAGGCCCAGAATCGCACCCACCAGCGCCAGCGGCAATGTCAGCATGATCGTCAGCGGATGAATGAAGCTCTCGAATTGCGACGCCAGCACGAGGTAAATGAAGATCACCGCGAGCAGCATCGCCGTGCCCATCGACTCGTTCGTGTCGCTCATCTGCTTCACCATGCCGTCATAAAACACCGTCGTGCCGGCTGGTTTTTCCAATGCGTCGATTTTCGGCTGAAACTCCTTGACGAGGTCGCCCAGCGTCCGCCCCCGAGGCGTCGCCCAAACCGCAATCTGCCGACGCCGATCCTCCCGCTCGATCACCTGCGGCCCCTCGCCCTGCTCGAGCCTTGCGACATCCGCAAGCGCTACGGCACCCTTTGGCGACCACAGCGTCAATCGTTCCAAATCCGTCGGATTCGCACGATCCTCCGGCCGCATACGCACCCGAATCGGCACCTCGTCTTTGCCCTGACGCAACTTGCTCGCTTCTTCTCCTTCAATCGCCGTGCGCAACGTCATCGCGAGCTGCGCCACGCTGATGCCTTGATCCGCCGCGCGTTGTCGATCCACCTCCACCCGCATCTCTGGCCGCCCCGGCGTGAACTTCACCTGCACATCCGTGATGCCCGGCGTCGCTCGCAAGATCCCACCGATGTCATTCGCCACGCGACCGATCTCATCGTACGACTCGCCACGCACCAAAATCATGATCGGTGCCTGCACCCCCGCGCCTTCGACGAACGCCGGATCCGTGATGACCACCGATGCATCCGGAATCGCATTCCCGACCTCGCGCACTTGGTCTTTGATCTGCGACAGCGTCACCGTCCGGTCGTTCTTCTTCGACGTCAGAATGCGCCAGTGAACCTTGTTCACCTCGCCGTTCGGTCCCAGCGTCGCATACACCGTCCGAATCTCTTTGTTCTCCAATAATTTCTTTTCGGCTTCGTACGATCGACGCGCCGTCTCCTCCAGCGACGTCGCTGCCGGAAACTCCACCTCCGCCATCATTTCACCGCGATCTTCGGCGTTCACGAAGTCCGATCCCATCAGGCCCATCAGCATCCCCGACCCCACGAGCGACGCGAGCGCCAACAGGCCCACGATCAGCTTGTGTCGCACGACCCACTCGAGCATCCCTCGGTACGCATTGTCCATCGACGAAAACAGCCACTCGAAAGGCCGCTTCAGCCACGCGAACGAATCTTTGGCGCCATGCGCAATGGTCTTTGAAAAACGCGACGACAACATCGGATCGATCGTGAACGCGACGAACAGCGACACGAGCACCGCGCCCGACACCGTGAGCCCAAACTGCCTGAAAAACTGACCCACGATGCCCGTCATGAACGCGACCGGAACGAACACCGCCACGATCGTCATCGTCGTCGCGAGCACGCTCAGGGCAATCTCTTTCGTCCCGTTCAGCGCAGCCTCCATTGGAGGTTCCCCGCGCTCGAGATGCTTGAAGATGTTCTCGCGAACCACGACCGCATCGTCGATCAAGAGACCAATCGCGAGCGACAGGCCGAGCAGCGTCATCATGTTCAGCGTGAAGCCGAGCACGTACATCAAGAAAAACGTCGACACCACGCTCGTCGGCAAAGCGACCGCACTGATGAGCGTCGATCGCAGATCCAGCATGAAGATCAGGATGATCAGGATCGCCATCGCCCCGCCGTACCAAATGGCGATCTGCACCTCGTGCGCGTTTTCCATGATGAACGTCGACTGATCCATGATCAGCGACGTCTTCAAATCTTCGGGGAACCCTTTTTCGATCTCGGCGAGCTTCGCGCGTACTCCGTCGGCAACTTCCACCGTGTTCCGACCGCTCTGCTTGATCACCTCGAACGCGACCGCTTCATCCGTGTTCACGCGGATCCGCGTCCGCATTTCCTCGAAGCCGTCTTGCACGTCGGCCACATCGCGCAGCCGCACCGATGACCCGTCTTGCGACATGGCCACCACGATGTCGCGCAGTGCGTCGACTTCGCCGAGCTCCCCGATGGCTCGAACGCTGATTTCCTTTTCCCCGGCTTCGTAACGACCCGCAGGTACCGTCAAGTTGGCCGCTTTGATCGCGCCCACGATCTGCGCCGGTTGCACGCGAAGCGCGTCGATCCTCGCGCGATCCAGCAGCACCTTCACTTCGCGTTCGGCGCCGCCGCGAATGTTCACCGCCGCGACTCCATCCACTTGTTCGAGCGCTGGACGAATCACATCATCGGCGAAATTGCGGATTTCACTGAGCCCCCGCCGACCTCGCAACGTGTAAATCAACACCGGTACGGCATCGGTATCGAGGCGCGAAATGACGGGTTCTTGGATGTCGTTCGGTAGCTTGAACCTCGCCTGTGCGACGCGTTCGCGCACTTGCGTCGCCGCTTCCTGAACATCCACGTCGAGCTTGAAAATGACGACCGTCGTCGACACCCCCTCGCGCGAAAACGAACGCACCCGATCGATCCCGTTCAGCGAAACCACCACGTCTTCGATGGGCTTGGTGACTTGTGTCTCCATCTCCGCCGGGCTCGCGCCGGGGTAGATGATCGTCACGCTCACGACCGGAAATGCAACGTTCGGAAAGAGATCGGTCCCGAGTTTCTTGTAGCCGACGATGCCCAGCACCAGCAGCGCAACGGCCACCATCACCGTGAACACGGGCCGCTTGATCGCAATTGCTGAAATGTTCATGCCAATTCCTCGAACGCAAAATCAATCGTCGGGGCAAACTTCACTTTGCCGCGGGAGCAAGGTCGATCGCGTCGCCTTCTTTCGTTTCGCTTCGCGGACGAGCGACCACGCGATCGGATGCATCGAGCCCCTTGCGCACGTAAATCGTTCCACTCGCGCCGTTCGCGAAAGACACCCGCACGAGGTGCGCTTTGCCGTCTTTCACGACCACCACTTCATCCTGCGATCCTGGACGAATCGCCGATCCGGGCAGCTCCAAAGCGTCCACCGGCTGCTCCGCAACCACCTGCGCTCGCACGAACGAGCCTGCCAAAAGCCCTGAATCCGTACCGTTCGGGATCTCGGCCACGAGCGGCACGCGACGCGTTTGCGGATCGAGCGATCCAAGCACCGCCGTCACCTTTCCCGTCGCGTTTGCCGCACCTTCGATGGTCACCGTCGAGCCAACGACGACGACACGTGCATCGCTCTCCGAAAGCGACGCTGATAGTTTGAGCACCGACGTGTCCTCGATGTGAAAGAGCGGTTCACCCGGCCCAACGATCCGGCCGATGCCTGGGGGAACGCGCGTCACGAGCCCTGCGAAAGGCGCGGTCAACGTCGCGTTCGACAGCGTCACCGACACGGCCTTTGCTTGTGCGCGAGCTTGTTCGAGCTGCGCTGCGGCGAGCAAGGCGCGTTGCGTCGCCGTCGTCTTTTCCGCTTCGGCGATCGCGTTTTGTTGAAACAACGTGTCGGTGCGCTTTTGCCCGTCTTTGGCCATGTCGAGCGAGATCTCGGCGACCTTCACGCCCGTTTGCGCGACGCGTGCTTGCGCTGCTGCTTCCGCTGCGTCGATGGTGCCGAGCACTTGCCCCGTCTTGACCGTATCGCCGCTCTTCACTTTGATCGCCAAGAGCCGCCCGCCCATCTTGAAGCCCACATCGGCTTGCTGAATCGGCTCGAGTGTGCCGGTGATGTCCACGCGCGGCTGCCACTTCGTCGGCATTGGCGAGATGATCTCGACGCCCGTCGCCGTCACCGTGGGAGCCTTTGCATCAGCTCCTGCGGCGGCCTGTGTGGTTTGTCTCGACGCTTCGAGCTCTTTGTTTTGCGCGACTTTCGCCTTCACGCGAGCGCCGACGAGCCCTGTGATGGCGATGGCCATGAGAATTGCGAACACAGCCCACCCGTTGAACTTGCGAGGCGATGCAGTCGTATTTGTCGCCGTATTCATTTGGATTTTGCCTCTGCTTGCGGCCAGCGTGGAGCTTTGGCCGCGGAATGCATTTTGACCTTCTGGTCAAGAACCGTGCTCACGCCGGGCGGGAACAGGCCTCGCGTGAGGAGATCTTGGGCTTGCCTCGCCCAGCCTTCGATGTCGGGTCGTCGCGGTTGCTTGATGAGCTCGCGGACGAGACGTTCGTACGTACCTGAAATGAGTCGCGCGACGATCGTCGGATCGATGTCGCTGCGGTAGATACCCATCGCGACGCCGTGCGCGATCCAAACTTCGCTTTGCTGCACGATGCCTGCGGCGAATTCGTCGATGAGGTACGCGTAGGGTGAGCCGCCGCCACCATCGAGGATCATTTTCATGATCCCACGGTTTTGCCAGCAAAACTCGAACAGCTCGACGCTCTCTTGGAGCCTGCCTTCGAGCAGTTTGGGTACGTCGCTCGGGCCCGTGACGGTCTCCCGAGCCGGATGTCGAGCGGCGGTGGCGAGCCTTGCGAGGACACCTTCGACGATCTGGCGAAAGCAGTCATTTTTGCTCTTGAAGTGAAGATAAAAAGCGCCCTTCGACACACCTGCGCGCGACGTGATTTCCTCGACTTTGGCCGCAGCAAGGCCGCGATCCGAGAACACCGCTTCAGCGGCGCGGAGCAGAAGGATACGAGTGCGAGGATCGGCGACGCGAGGCATTATTGACCGGCCGGTCACTATGGGGAGACCGAGCGGCCTGGTCAAGGGGCGAGTGGAGCGTGGGCGGAGTGGCTCGCCTCATAGGTGGCGAAGTGTATTAAAAATTCCCCGAAAAGACGACTCCGCCGTGGGCGGGCGAAAACGTCGGTTGCACGATGAGGCTCGTTTTCGTAGTTTGCTTGGGCGGATTTTGCTTGGCCGAGTGCCAGCGGATCATGCCCACGGCCGCCGTGCCGAGCGCCATCGCTCCAAGTGACGTCATGCCCAAAAACAGCCCGAAACTGCGATTCTTGCGCTCGTTGTCTGCGTCGGGGTGATAATACGAATTGCGCGGGCAAAGCATATCTTCACCGCATTGCTCGACGAGCTTCCGTTCGGCATCGACGCTATCGAGCTTGAAGCCAACGCCGGCACCGATCGCTACGAGCCCGATGCCGCCGACGACCGTTTGCCATACTGGAAACCCTCGTTTCTCCGCAGGTTTCGATGCATTCGGATCCAGATCCCACGAGGGCACGGCGGACGGTGACGAGCTCTCCGCCGTCTCGATAGGCGCCGAAGAATCCGATTGCGAATCGCGCGTAGGAAGATTCAACAATTCCCGAATGGGCATTTCGTGGACTGCGCCGGCATCGATGTCGATGGTGCTTCCGCTACGCCGAACGCCCTTGGCGAACGCGACGACTTGGTGCATGCCGGGGTCGACGTATCGAGGCTGCTCGAGTTGTGCCGATTCGATGGCGACCCCGTCGATCTCGACGCGCAAATCGTAACCGCTCGCGAGTGATTGAGGTCCCGTGAATTTGATTTGTCCAAGCTTTGGGCGCAGCGCATCCGCTCGTGCCGATGCTCTTTGACTCCGTTCCTCTTGGCCTTGCTCTCGTGCTGCCTTTTCGACGAGCACGAACGTCGCGTAGGCATTCGCGAGTTTCCCATGTTCTTCATGACATTCGGCCAGCGTGAACTTGGCGCCCAATCCGTCGGGCAGCATTTGCGTCACGCGCTCGATCATGGGACACGCTTTTTCGTAATCGCCGGCGTCCATTGCGGCAACTGCATCGTCGTAAAGGACCTTCGGATCGGGCGGCTGCTCCGTTTCATCGGCAAAAGCCGACGAGGGCAGAACGAATAGTGACAAACCAATCATGAAATGCACGCGCATGGTCGAATTCACCTCTCTCGGGAATCGTTCAGTAAATGCTTTCGCGGCGACCATTTTCATGGGCCGTGCTCGTGGCGCCCAATGCCGAGGACGGCATTCGAATGCCCTGTGTCGAAGATTCCATGAAGTAGCGAATTCTGCTTCGGGGGCAATCGACGTACCAGGGAACGCCACCCGACGAGCAACGTCATTCACGGAGCGGTACGTGCTCGACGCCTGCTTGCGTGTGATGAGCGCACATGGGTCAGTGCGAAGCGAGGTCCCATGAGCATGGGCGATCGCCTGCGTCGGATCGAAATCCCGCCGAGCGATGGCCCATTTACATTTCGGTCATTTGAGAAATTTCTTTGCAAGGGGCGATTGACGTCCATGTCAATCGGCCGTTTCGTCCAGGTTTGGCACCTGACGTGTACGCCAAGGGAGGATTTGCTGTCGGGAAAGCAACCTTGCGTCCACGTCAACCGGGGATTCTGGTTGGCAAGGCGCATCTTCCATCTCTGGAAGGTGGGGATCCCGGACGCGTTTCGTCGCCTTGCGTCTCGGTAGAGTCGGGTTTCTGGTGGGCGAGGGCGACTTGCGCCGGTGTAAGGTGGAGATCCTGGTCGGGAAGTCGAGCCAGCGTCTCGGGAAGGTGCGGTTTTCGCTTGCGCGAGCGCGTTGACGACCTCCGACAAACCTCTGGAGTTCGCGACGCAGTGGCTGTACCCTCGCGTTTGTCATGGCGACGAGCTACCTCTTCACGCACAAGCAAGAGCAGAACGAATGGCGCGTTTTGCGCCTGGAAAAACACCTCTTGACCGACATCCGGTGGCGTGACACCGACTCGCGTAATCGCGTGGTTCAAGAATTCGCGAGCGCCGCGGAGGCGGCGGCACACGTCGAGTGTTTCGTCGCGCTTCGTAAACGTGCCGGATACCGCGTACGTGAGGTGGAGCAAGCTTCCGACACCATCGTTCTTCCTCCTGAGCTGACTGGCCGTCCGCTCCGCAGGTGGCTTTCCAAGACCGATCGGTCGCCGGGTCGATTCGTACTCGTCGTGGATCGCCGTATGTCGAGCGAGACGCTTGCGAAAAGCATCGATCGTATGCAGCAAGAAAAGCTTCCGATGGTGGTCGCCGATATTTCATCGCGGACACCACCGACCGAGCGCTTGAGTCGAGCGTTCATTGGCAAATCCCTGCCCACCGTCCGCAGCTTGGTCGTCACCAACATCATGCCTGTGAAGCATGGGTTTCAACACGGGGACATCAGCACCGTCTTCGTAGCGATGCCGAATCTACAACGTGCAATGGTGAACGGGGATTTCGAGTTTCGCCCATTCGAGCACTCCGCATTGAACGAGCTGTGTATGCTGAGCGAACCGCTACGCAACTCACCCGTGGAAACGCTTGGACAGTGCTCGTTGCCGGGCCTCCAAAAGCTCGCAATCATGCTTCGCGAGGAGGTGCGCAGCGAATGTCATGACAAAGCGTGTGCCATTGCATTGTCGACGCTCGATGCCCCGCGCCTCGAATGGGTACGCGTTCGGGGCATCGAGGACATTACGGTGTTCCTCGATGAGCTTTCGAGCCGAGGTTTGCCGCCGTCTTTGCATACGTTGTGGCTCGAAGGGGAAATCAGCGACGAAGATGCATTGCTCGACGTGCTCGAGCGGCATGCCGACGTGCTCCGCACGCTCCGCAGCCTTTCGCTTCCGCTGCTGGACGAGGTGTCATCGTGTGCAGCGGATCGCGTAAAAGAGATCCTTCCGTGTTACGAGGACCGAAGCAACGAATTGTATATATTTCCGAATACGATAACCGAAGCGTGGTGATGTCACGATTTCCCGTCGTATCTACGTCGTTCGTCGGCGCTTGTGCGTCCACGATCGCGGAGCGGCCACGGATACTCCAGCGCTTTGAGCCTTCCAATTTCGTCGTACGCGATCCGCGCGGTAAACGATTCTCCACCCACGATTTTCGGCGTGCTTACGCTGTTGGTACGTGGCATCTTTTCAGGAGTCAGGCATCTTTTCAGGAGCCAACCACCCGGCACGGCGCAGCTTCTTGCGGGTGTGGGCATTTATCTGCTCCGCCACCTGTAAAGCGAAATCGCCTCGCTCCAACGCCAGCGCCACGCTGACAAACCCGTCGGCACGCCGCACGGGTAGCTGCGCCTTGTTCAATGCCTGCGCCAATTGGAGTAGGAAATCAATGGCGCGCTCGTCTCGCTCGTTCTGCCAGATGTCTTGGTTGGCCGCTGCGCACATCGCTTCGAGCTCCGGCGACAGCTTCACGTCCAGCTCGTCCCACTGCCACTCACAGGGATTCCAGATGGCTTCGAGACCATGATCGCCATGGGCTTGCATCAGCCGCTCGCGCTCGGGAACCGTGTTCAGGGAGACCAGAGGAGGCAGCATATGCTCATATGCGGCCTCCATGTACTTCACCGCCAGAACGTACACTTCTTCGTTGACGCCAGTTCGCGCAATCGCGTCCAGGATGGCGGCGGTCAATCCCTGTAGCAAATCGCGCTTGCGCGCTTTCAAACTGGTTTGTCGTGTCGGACGCTCGAAGTCTACGATTCGCCTGCCATCGGGGAAACACCAGTGGATACGTACGATCCGTCCCGTCGGGTCGTATTCGAGCTCGTGCCAGTCTTCGAAGGTCTGTGACGGCGGATTTATTACGCGACGATCACGACGCACCATCTGCCCCCGGTTGTTGTACTGTATCCGCCCGACCAACTACACCCGACGCCTGCCGTGCACGTGCTACGCTCAACGCGGACGCGTGCATCGCGCACACGCATGCGCTTTCTGCGCCGGCGTCAGATCCTGCAAACAAAAAATTCTTTCGACCTAGCGCAACCCAACGTAATCGTCTTTCGGCTTCGCCGTTGTCGATCTCGAATTGGCCATCCGAGAAGCACCGACGCCACGCAGCTTCTTGCTTTTCAGCGTACCGCGCCGCATCGTAGAGCGGTGTTTTCGGAATCGCTTGCGGCTTGACGTCGCGAATCCATTGATAGAGCTCGTCCACGAGCGGCACGCTGCGCAACGTCCTTTGCGCGAGCCGATCTTCGCTGGAAAGCTTGTGCTCCTTGTATTCGCGCTCGAGGTTGTAGATCGCCTTGAAGAAATTGATCGCCACGGCCGCTCGGACATCGCCGAGCTTCGCAGCTTCCTCGAATTTGCGCCGAATGTGCATCCCGCAGCCGAGACGACGCTCTGCCGGAACGATCTCCGTATCGCCATCCATGGCATCTCGAAGCGCTTTTTCATACCCAGCGTACCCGTCGCCTTGCAAATGGCCGCGGAAACCATCGAGAAATTCTGCCGGCCCATCCGCCTTCCAATTCGGCGTGTAGTGGAATGCGACGAGTCCCGCCCCCGAATACGCCCACAAGTGCCCTCGTTTCACGCCATTTGGATGGTCTCGCTCGAGCACCGGCAAACCCGTGTCGTCCGCATTGATGTACTGGGATGCAATCACCTTTTCCGCGACGCGCCCAGCAACTGAGCGAGCACATCGAGCGCAAAAGCCGACCAGTCTCCGATCGTCGATGTCGACAGCGGTACGCCCATGCGCGCGAATTCCTTGCATTGCCGATAAAGCGGCATGGAATCCTCGCACTTGTCGACGACGATTTTCGCGAGCAGTCCCGAGCCGGGTCGCCCTTTATCCATGACTTTTTCGCCCGGCGCCACCACCACGCCCTTATCACAAACGCCGCACACGAGTTTTTCTCGAAGCTCCTCGATGACCACGACTTTGGCCGGAATGAAGTCCAAAATCTGACTCTTGACGTAATCCATGCACGTCTTGTCAGCGCCACACGCAGCACATTTTCGCAGCTCTTCGGGCACGGCAATCACCTTCTGTTGCCGAGGCAAGTTGCTCGGCAATGGATTGCGGCCCTTGTGGCCTTTGAGCGGCTTGGGCGCGGGCGGTTTCGGTGGTGCGGGTGGCGGCGCTTCGGGTGCATCTTCGCCGAGTTTCGCGAGCATTGCCTTCAGGTCTTCGGTACTGATTTTCTCGCTCTTGCGCCCGTACAGTGAGCGCAACGCCTTTTGCAACCGCATGGCGAGCGCCGTGTTTTCCTCTTTGACCCGCAACAAAAGGTCCATGACCAGCGCGATGAGCTCGTCGATGCGGCCTGCTTCGGCCATCGCCTGGAGTTTGGCGCGTACGTCGGCAAGGTCATCGTGGCGTGAGTTTGTCGAGGGGAAGACATGAGCGCCCCGTACCGGATGGCGCTGCGAGTGGTTGAACAGAACGACAAACTTTCTGTTTGTCGCCGGAGTTTTCCCACGATTTGAGGGCAAACCACAAGATGTGGCGGTCAACTTCAGGCAGCATTGTCCGCGCGGCGCACGAGCCTGAAGCGTTTGCGTCGCTGTGCATCGCTCAAGTCGATACCTTCGAGGAGCAATCCCAGCTCGGCGGCGTCGACTTCGACGTGACGAGCGCTGGATGGTACGGGCATTGGCAGGTGAAACCGGCCCTGGGCAAGCCGCTTGGCGAAGATGCAATATCCGGTGCGATCCCAGAAAAGGACGCGGATCTGGTCCCCTCGACGGTTCTGAAAACAAAAAGATGCCCTGACGCCGGGTCTTCGCCGATGACTTGCATCACGGCGGCGGACAAACCATCGAAGCCTTTGCGCAGATCCGCAGGCGCCGCAGCCAAATAAATGCGCAATGCCGGCGGAAGCGTGAACATTATCGCATCGCCCTTTCCTGCAGCACATCGAGCACTCGGCGAAGCGTCGTATCGTCGAATCCCGGCAAGACGCGCACTGTATTGCGATCGTCGACAACGATATCGACGTGCTGGTCATGTCCCTGCACGAGCCCGCA
The nucleotide sequence above comes from Polyangiaceae bacterium. Encoded proteins:
- a CDS encoding efflux RND transporter permease subunit, giving the protein MNISAIAIKRPVFTVMVAVALLVLGIVGYKKLGTDLFPNVAFPVVSVTIIYPGASPAEMETQVTKPIEDVVVSLNGIDRVRSFSREGVSTTVVIFKLDVDVQEAATQVRERVAQARFKLPNDIQEPVISRLDTDAVPVLIYTLRGRRGLSEIRNFADDVIRPALEQVDGVAAVNIRGGAEREVKVLLDRARIDALRVQPAQIVGAIKAANLTVPAGRYEAGEKEISVRAIGELGEVDALRDIVVAMSQDGSSVRLRDVADVQDGFEEMRTRIRVNTDEAVAFEVIKQSGRNTVEVADGVRAKLAEIEKGFPEDLKTSLIMDQSTFIMENAHEVQIAIWYGGAMAILIILIFMLDLRSTLISAVALPTSVVSTFFLMYVLGFTLNMMTLLGLSLAIGLLIDDAVVVRENIFKHLERGEPPMEAALNGTKEIALSVLATTMTIVAVFVPVAFMTGIVGQFFRQFGLTVSGAVLVSLFVAFTIDPMLSSRFSKTIAHGAKDSFAWLKRPFEWLFSSMDNAYRGMLEWVVRHKLIVGLLALASLVGSGMLMGLMGSDFVNAEDRGEMMAEVEFPAATSLEETARRSYEAEKKLLENKEIRTVYATLGPNGEVNKVHWRILTSKKNDRTVTLSQIKDQVREVGNAIPDASVVITDPAFVEGAGVQAPIMILVRGESYDEIGRVANDIGGILRATPGITDVQVKFTPGRPEMRVEVDRQRAADQGISVAQLAMTLRTAIEGEEASKLRQGKDEVPIRVRMRPEDRANPTDLERLTLWSPKGAVALADVARLEQGEGPQVIEREDRRRQIAVWATPRGRTLGDLVKEFQPKIDALEKPAGTTVFYDGMVKQMSDTNESMGTAMLLAVIFIYLVLASQFESFIHPLTIMLTLPLALVGAILGLFLADTSMAMGAMIGIILLMGLVTKNAILLVDRAIVRVREHGETPLQAILEAGPERLRPILMTSAAMVLGMLPTATSTGDGSEFRAPMAISVIGGVVSSTLLSLVVVPAFYLAIENAKTKLGIRNEKAAAEPAAAE
- a CDS encoding efflux RND transporter periplasmic adaptor subunit; translation: MNTATNTTASPRKFNGWAVFAILMAIAITGLVGARVKAKVAQNKELEASRQTTQAAAGADAKAPTVTATGVEIISPMPTKWQPRVDITGTLEPIQQADVGFKMGGRLLAIKVKSGDTVKTGQVLGTIDAAEAAAQARVAQTGVKVAEISLDMAKDGQKRTDTLFQQNAIAEAEKTTATQRALLAAAQLEQARAQAKAVSVTLSNATLTAPFAGLVTRVPPGIGRIVGPGEPLFHIEDTSVLKLSASLSESDARVVVVGSTVTIEGAANATGKVTAVLGSLDPQTRRVPLVAEIPNGTDSGLLAGSFVRAQVVAEQPVDALELPGSAIRPGSQDEVVVVKDGKAHLVRVSFANGASGTIYVRKGLDASDRVVARPRSETKEGDAIDLAPAAK
- a CDS encoding Ig-like domain-containing protein, translated to MDRGDIPDPTGSGGDAGAGQSSSSSSSSSGQAGAGGDAGMAGAGGVGGMAGAGGVGGMAGAGGMAGAGGMGGSGGGGMPCTVDGDCPATNSACVLPHCNAGMCETMNATAGTTCSEGTGMLCDGNGACVECIVATHCPEGTVCQARECNAGTCSFVNALTGTEVGDPTPGDCMNEQCDAAGMVVTGSDDADIPVTANECKIASCSMGMPMLSDAPMGTPCGLGDTFCDGMGNCAGCTLDEHCGMPTECSTPTCSNMMCVDNFAADGSVLMAQTPNDCKVAQCDGMGGIKQVDDAADVPMDDGNPCTDDICAGGMPSFPHSSVGTQCNQNGGTVCDGNGMCVECNIGADCPSGVCDMNTCQPPQVLSVAPADMAMNVSVSSSIAITFTGAMNAATLIGQTSIGPCTGSVQFSVDDFASCYGFASAAPTMSPDNKTATFVPAPGLSYGTTYKVKVTTGAEDMTGVALSGDFAQMMGFATEIPQSPGTANESNTAEELDYCNVQFPLDISVTAGQMTPTIYGRVYEAGFTEAMGPNAMISAEVGFGPANVNPTTQSGYQFFPAAFNVQVGNDDEYMASFAAPAVPGSYRYVYRFTRDGANYTYCDKNGAGSNGGLSFEIHELPVLTVMP
- a CDS encoding TetR/AcrR family transcriptional regulator, yielding MFSDRGLAAAKVEEITSRAGVSKGAFYLHFKSKNDCFRQIVEGVLARLATAARHPARETVTGPSDVPKLLEGRLQESVELFEFCWQNRGIMKMILDGGGGSPYAYLIDEFAAGIVQQSEVWIAHGVAMGIYRSDIDPTIVARLISGTYERLVRELIKQPRRPDIEGWARQAQDLLTRGLFPPGVSTVLDQKVKMHSAAKAPRWPQAEAKSK
- a CDS encoding IS66 family transposase yields the protein MQGIRAHGRTAVDIDDRRLVGFCARCARSVAGRVAEKVIASQYINADDTGLPVLERDHPNGVKRGHLWAYSGAGLVAFHYTPNWKADGPAEFLDGFRGHLQGDGYAGYEKALRDAMDGDTEIVPAERRLGCGMHIRRKFEEAAKLGDVRAAVAINFFKAIYNLEREYKEHKLSSEDRLAQRTLRSVPLVDELYQWIRDVKPQAIPKTPLYDAARYAEKQEAAWRRCFSDGQFEIDNGEAERRLRWVALGRKNFLFAGSDAGAESACVCAMHASALSVARARQASGVVGRADTVQQPGADGAS